The genomic interval AGACGATGTCCGGAAGGTGGCGGGCCCCGGCCCTCCCCTTCGACACGTTCACGTGGACGCGCGTCCCGGCGACTCCGGCCGATGTCCCGCGTTCCACCGACAGCCGGTAGCCGGAGAGCGGCACTCCCTTGAGCGCCTTCCGAAGTTCCCGCTCCGCGCCGGTCAGCGACAGGAGGGCGGCCGTCGCCATGTCCCCCGCGATCCCGGAGAAGCAGTCGATGTAGAGGAGGCGGCTCACAGCCGGTTGATGACCGAGGCGAGGACGCCGGCGCCGAAGCCGTTGTCGATGTTGACCACCGCCACCGTGGGCGCGCACGAGTTCAGCATCCCGAGGAGCGCGGCCACGCCGCCGAAGCTGGCCCCGTACCCGACGCTGGTGGGAACCGCGATGACCGGCTTGTCGGTCAAGCCCCCCACGACGGAGGCCAGCGCCCCCTCCATGCCCGCCGCCACGACGATCACACGTGCCTTGCGCAGCCGGTCCTCCTGGAGCAGCAGGCGGTGGATCCCCGCCACCCCGA from Deltaproteobacteria bacterium carries:
- a CDS encoding DUF111 family protein, with translation MSRLLYIDCFSGIAGDMATAALLSLTGAERELRKALKGVPLSGYRLSVERGTSAGVAGTRVHVNVSKGRAGARHLPDIV